The Tenebrio molitor chromosome 2, icTenMoli1.1, whole genome shotgun sequence DNA segment CATTGGAACACAAAATTCTAAACGCAAATgactgaaatttatttaaacttacTACGTATCTTAAGCCCAATGACAGCCAAAGTAGCAAGTGATAAGTAGGAGTAACTAtgatttacacatttttttactattaaaTTACTGAACATAACTTTTGTCGGTctattcttttttaaattaatacttCACTACTACTGTACTGTTTATCGTTTGACACACTCTTTTATCTCTTATTATTTACCTACAAGAACAGATAAGTAAAACTAACAATATGTTTAAACTTCCTTCAAAACACCCACTAATTTGGTTATAGGATGCAATCCCTTTACCCGTAATGTTACTTTAACAGTCATGCTCGGTACAccgtcattttcaaaattttccgatTCTTTCCTATGATTTCAAGCCTGGCACACTTAACACTTCTAGGTACAAGTTGTGCATTTGAACAACTGGTGATTAgttattaatttagttttttttattaggtaATGACGGCGCAAACGTATAAacgtttatttcatttacttTGTAAGCCTTTTGTCgtctttttttaagttttttttgaatgtttttattttgcatgttaGTCTGCTCGCACAACACGTCAGGAAGGGAATAATGAACTAAGTGCAACTGTTTCTAATCTAGCACGCCGTTGGTGGCGaagtaaaaacaaacattctaAAGGCTCTAGTAAAGAAACCAATTCACTAATGGCTGTAGATACCATGAAACAACAGGTTTGTAACGTATTGCATGTTTAAGACTTTAGAGTACATTAACTTGTgtagtttttgttttgttaaatggtAGTTCAATTTAATAGCAAAGTGCAGgtcaattttttgttgttcaaGTGATCGAAATAAGTCTGCTATAATAGTGCAGTACAATATTTGACATCATGTCTGTTAGAATGCATTGGGGTATTTATAAGAAACGTCTTGGCAAAGAAAGAATTCTTATTTGTGAATTCTGAAAAGATGAATAAAGTAAAAGAttattggttgttatgaagtttttgtttttaatttcgtttttttataGACACCCTTTGTCATTTGCTTATACGATATAAATAAACatatcagtttttttttgagttgctaattttgtgaaaactttATAGTTAACTAAAGTGCTGTCAGACGATGAAGCCCTCATCAACAAGAAATTGCCAAAGGAGCTGCTGCTGCGTATTTTCTCGTATATTGACGTAGTTTCACTGTGCCGCTGCGCCCAGGTCTCCAAAGCGTGGAACGTTTTAGCATTGGACGGGTCGAATTGGCAACGAATCGATCTATTTGATTTTCAAAAAGACGTCGAGGTGTGTAGTTTTCCATTGaagtaattattgtttggACCAGTTGATTTTTAGGGCCCCATCATCGAGAATATATCTAGAAGATGTGGCGGATTCCTACGTCAGCTGTCCTTGCGGGGTTGTCAATCCATAGCAGACGGCTCTATGAAGACTCTAGCTCAACTTTGCCCAAACGTGGAAGATTTGAACCTCAATGGTTGTAAAAAATTGACTGACGCATCTTGCACGGCTTTTTCTAAGCATTGTTCTAAACTTCAGAAACTTAACTTAGACAGTTGTTCGGCCATAACAGACAATTCTTTAAAAGCTCTGAGTGATGGTTGTCCAAATCTGACACACATCAACATCAGCTGGTGCAGCAACATCACCGAAAATGGGGTCGAGGCATTGGCTAGAGGTTGTCGAAAACTTAAGAGTTTCATTAGCAAAGGTTGCAAACAAATTACTTCTCGAGCTGTCATTTGTTTGGGCAGGTTTTGTGACCAACTGGAAGTTGTTAATTTATTGGGGTGCAGTGTAAGCCAGGATCAATTGTTCGTTCATTCTGTGTTACGaaaatgtgtatttttttagaaCATAAGGGACGAAGCTGTGCAAGCTTTGGCCGAAATGTGTCCCAGATTACACTATCTTTGTCTTTCAGGATGTTCAGCGTTAACAGATGCCTCGCTTATCGCGTTAGCGCAAAAATGTACGCTTTTGTCAACACTTGAAGTTGCCGGATGCTCTCAGTTCACAGATGCAGCCTTTCAAGCACTTGCCAGAGTGagatcattatttttttagtggttgcaatattaataatttacggTTATTTTATTAGAGCTGCCGTTACCTAGAGAAAATGGACTTAGACGAATGCGTCTTAATCACAGATAATACTTTAATCCACTTAGCCATGGGTTGCCCACGGAT contains these protein-coding regions:
- the LOC138123490 gene encoding F-box/LRR-repeat protein 20 isoform X2 produces the protein MIYAGRNKLELTKVLSDDEALINKKLPKELLLRIFSYIDVVSLCRCAQVSKAWNVLALDGSNWQRIDLFDFQKDVEGPIIENISRRCGGFLRQLSLRGCQSIADGSMKTLAQLCPNVEDLNLNGCKKLTDASCTAFSKHCSKLQKLNLDSCSAITDNSLKALSDGCPNLTHINISWCSNITENGVEALARGCRKLKSFISKGCKQITSRAVICLGRFCDQLEVVNLLGCSNIRDEAVQALAEMCPRLHYLCLSGCSALTDASLIALAQKCTLLSTLEVAGCSQFTDAAFQALARSCRYLEKMDLDECVLITDNTLIHLAMGCPRIEYLTLSHCELITDEGIRHLSMSPCAAENLTVLELDNCPLVTDASLEHLISCHNLQRVELYDCQLITRVGIRRLRNHLPNIKVHAYFAPVTPPPSAGGSRQRYCRCCVIL
- the LOC138123490 gene encoding F-box/LRR-repeat protein 20 isoform X1; the protein is MIYAGRNKLESARTTRQEGNNELSATVSNLARRWWRSKNKHSKGSSKETNSLMAVDTMKQQLTKVLSDDEALINKKLPKELLLRIFSYIDVVSLCRCAQVSKAWNVLALDGSNWQRIDLFDFQKDVEGPIIENISRRCGGFLRQLSLRGCQSIADGSMKTLAQLCPNVEDLNLNGCKKLTDASCTAFSKHCSKLQKLNLDSCSAITDNSLKALSDGCPNLTHINISWCSNITENGVEALARGCRKLKSFISKGCKQITSRAVICLGRFCDQLEVVNLLGCSNIRDEAVQALAEMCPRLHYLCLSGCSALTDASLIALAQKCTLLSTLEVAGCSQFTDAAFQALARSCRYLEKMDLDECVLITDNTLIHLAMGCPRIEYLTLSHCELITDEGIRHLSMSPCAAENLTVLELDNCPLVTDASLEHLISCHNLQRVELYDCQLITRVGIRRLRNHLPNIKVHAYFAPVTPPPSAGGSRQRYCRCCVIL
- the LOC138123490 gene encoding F-box/LRR-repeat protein 20 isoform X3 codes for the protein MAVDTMKQQLTKVLSDDEALINKKLPKELLLRIFSYIDVVSLCRCAQVSKAWNVLALDGSNWQRIDLFDFQKDVEGPIIENISRRCGGFLRQLSLRGCQSIADGSMKTLAQLCPNVEDLNLNGCKKLTDASCTAFSKHCSKLQKLNLDSCSAITDNSLKALSDGCPNLTHINISWCSNITENGVEALARGCRKLKSFISKGCKQITSRAVICLGRFCDQLEVVNLLGCSNIRDEAVQALAEMCPRLHYLCLSGCSALTDASLIALAQKCTLLSTLEVAGCSQFTDAAFQALARSCRYLEKMDLDECVLITDNTLIHLAMGCPRIEYLTLSHCELITDEGIRHLSMSPCAAENLTVLELDNCPLVTDASLEHLISCHNLQRVELYDCQLITRVGIRRLRNHLPNIKVHAYFAPVTPPPSAGGSRQRYCRCCVIL